A window from Primulina eburnea isolate SZY01 chromosome 2, ASM2296580v1, whole genome shotgun sequence encodes these proteins:
- the LOC140822636 gene encoding general transcription and DNA repair factor IIH subunit TFB1-1-like gives MDAEVMKRAKYKSSVKDPGVPGVLKLTMERFMFMPSDPKSSVRLNVEFGMIKGHKFTKEGAKQALLNLTQDQGGNYILEFDNFPDRDVCRDFVATAIAFHSEAGGVTSDKSTASVGTEQLSTSEMECRIKLLQENSELQRLHKQFVIGGILTEAEFWATRKKLLEQNDNRRPKQWVALKNEMWTVKPLSDGQSNRVTFNLTPEIIHQIFAEKPAVRQAYLNFVPSKMTEKEFWTKYSRAEYFHSTRNVVAAAAEAALDEELAVFLKQDKMLADEARRKIRRVDPTVDMEADKGDDYIHIPDRGLLNDDTKDVFDAQYEPYRRSFSQNLNQHAAVVLQGRVVDVGLGDARSVAEALIRTKQVELANDLSDSNLDRERSDRISRMTEIEDLWGPQDPSVAPLCIKDPRDYFEFQHANALEPLGDASSGAYTVLRSVRSSEAYDSLRELVSNVRERGLKEPLMNPEVSFKVLNVLTQNISSTKFNIGKNPHESVLDGLPKVLKDELLHHWTSIQELLKHF, from the exons ATGGATGCGGAGGTAATGAAACGTGCTAAGTACAAGTCTTCTGTCAAGGACCCCGGTGTTCCTGGCGTTCTCAAATTG ACTATGGaaaggtttatgtttatgcccAGTGATCCAAAATCATCTGTAAGGCTGAATGTGGAATTTGGAATGATTAAAG GACACAAATTTACCAAGGAGGGTGCTAAGCAGGCCCTACTGAATCTTACTCAGGACCAG GGTGGAAATTATATTCTCGAGTTCGATAATTTTCCGGATCGTGATGTATGTCGGGACTTTGTCG CCACTGCCATTGCATTTCACAGTGAAGCTGGAGGAGTGACCTCTGATAAGTCCACGGCATCAGTTGGTACTGAACAACTTAGCACATCAGAAATGGAGTGTCGAATTAAGCTACTTCAGGAAAACAG CGAATTACAGAGACTTCACAAACAATTTGTTATTGGAGGTATCTTGACGGAAGCTGAATTCTGGGCGACGAGGAAG AAATTGCTTGAGCAGAATGACAATAGACGGCCAAAGCAGTGGGTTGCTTTAAAAAATGAAATGTGGACTGTAAAACCATTATCTGATGGTCAG TCAAACAGAGTTACATTTAACCTGACACCAGAAATCATCCATCAG ATATTCGCCGAGAAACCAGCTGTTCGCCAAGCATATTTGAATTTTGTCCCGAGCAAG ATGACTGAGAAAGAGTTCTGGACCAAATATTCAAGAGCAGAATATTTTCACAGCACAAGAAATGTGGTTGCTGCTGCAGCAGAGGCTGCTTTAGATGAGGAGCTTGCTGTTTTTCTGAAGCAAGACAAGATGTTGGCCGATGAAGCTCGTAGAAAG ATCAGGCGTGTCGATCCAACTGTGGACATGGAAGCTGATAAAGGCGATGATTACATACATATCCCG GATCGTGGTTTACTTAATGATGACACCAAGGATGTTTTTGATGCTCAATATGAGCCATATCGAAGATCTTTCTCACAAAATCTCAACCAACATGCAGCTGTTGTTCTTCAAGGAAGAGTTGTAG ATGTTGGTCTAGGAGACGCAAGGTCTGTTGCTGAAGCCCTCATCAGGACAAAACAAG TTGAATTGGCTAATGACTTATCTGATAGCAATTTGGATCGAGAACGCTCAGACAGGATTTCTCGAATGACTGAGATTGAGGATCTTTGGGGGCCTCAAGACCCTTCAGTTGCACCCCTATGCATAAAG GATCCTCGGGATTACTTTGAATTTCAACATGCTAATGCTCTAGAACCATTGGGAGATGCAAGTTCAGGTGCATATACAGTATTACGTAGTGTCCGGTCCAGTGAAGCCTATGATTCCTTAAGGGAACTCGTATCTAATGTTAGAGAGAGAGGTCTAAAAGAACCATTAATGAATCCAGAAGTCTCTTTCAAG GTCCTTAATGTGTTGACCCAGAACATCTCTAGCACCAAGTTTAATATTGGAAAGAACCCTCATGAAAGTGTTTTGGATGGCTTGCCAAAAGTTCTTAAAGACGAACTTTTACAT cACTGGACGTCTATCCAGGAATTATTGAAGCACTTTTGA
- the LOC140822592 gene encoding protein ENHANCED DOWNY MILDEW 2-like isoform X3, with protein MAPPDEADKTVPCSVSDYEFVVDKDAPISFDKLPLYWNDVETPSRNQKNFFLRGTTDRRNRNIYNKQVIAWRFDISFEKPTISVFSKQGCWIKLLKPRKSYAKYVRKILITVHTLHFMKWNPKKSWRALWDHLSNVLSISMCQPSVDDLVDHFSLITETVKRDETLAKCEHLVAFLKEKPRKMKPSIKRSHIPPKRACLVKDEVVKNDDNESGEDDVCAICDNGGRLLICEGKCLRSFHPTVEDGADSSCPSLGYSEAEYEAIEKVEFYCKNCELKQHQCFGCGNLGSSDELSGAEVFRCVNGACGHFYHPHCVAKLLHPGDEAAAEEHRKKIAEGKQFACPRHICDRCKELEVSAVDDLRFAICRRCPRSYHRKCLPRKIVFEKDVDLSKGIVQRAWEGLIPNNRILIYCLKHDIDLKTSTPVRNHIKFPVSEPVESARGQSIGDELENTRNVELEPIVKMADNSLNLYADKKKRILTVMKNASSSATLEKLIEKHKAQSSPFSVDFTSGKVECSVEAVRAALQKLEGGGSVHDAKTFCGTDILFQVMNWKNKMKIYLAPFLDGMNYTSFGRHLTKMEKLKEIVNKLHWYVQDGDMVVDFCCGSNDFSCFMKKKLNEVGKSCSFKNYDILQAKNDFNFERKDWVEVRPDVILEGSRLIMGLHPPSGTDGDLDDKFIKKALEFKPKLLILIAPRGTQRLDNKDFPYDLIWEDDKMFMGNSFYIPGSVDVSGEQLEDLNVNAPILHLWSSPDWTQKHKAIAKQHGHLSETQTNPESNEKQDLAHVDDSLVNFGEVNFVDNIQQTLEQETMLTTKEDGISYSSGSVGEKNRALACENDLLRENPNMFSGVKRKTPPSNMVSDENRSNSSSSHSISDPSSPNGKIARSSDSIPSKASLTNGSKEPKPQIRVRPLGFASGPCLPFPPQNSAGWLEE; from the exons ATGGCACCTCCAGATGAAGCGGATAAAACAGTGCCATGCAGTGTGTCAGACTATGAATTTGTTGTTGATAAGGATGCTCCCATTTCATTTGATAAGTTACCTCTCTATTGGAATGATGTTGAGACTCCCAGCAGAAaccaaaagaatttttttttacgtGGGACCACTGATCGTCGAAATCGAAACATCTACAATAAGCAGGTTATAGCTTGGAGGTTTGATATTTCATTTGAGAAACCCACGATCTCTGTGTTTTCTAAACAAGGTTGCTGGATCAAGCTTTTGAAACCTAGGAAGTCATATGCAAAGTACGTCAGGAAAATCTTGATCACTGTGCATACCCTGCACTTTATGAAATGGAATCCAAAAAAATCTTGGAGGGCGTTGTGGGATCATTTATCAAACGTGCTCAG CATATCCATGTGTCAGCCTTCTGTGGATGATCTGGTAGATCACTTCTCTTTAATTACAGAAACTGTGAAGAGGGATGAAACATTGGCAAAATGCGAG CATTTAGTTGCATTTCTCAAGGAGAAGCCCAGGAAGATGAAACCTTCTATAAAG CGTTCCCACATTCCTCCAAAGCGTGCTTGCCTTGTTAAAGATGAGGTTGTTAAAAATGATGACAATGAGTCAGGGGAAGATGATGTTTGTGCAATTTGTGATAATGGTGGAAGACTGCTCAT tTGTGAAGGGAAGTGCCTTAGGTCATTCCATCCAACTGTGGAAGATGGTGCTGATTCATCGTGTCCATCTCTAGGTTACTCTGAGGCAGAATATGAA GCGATTGAAAAAGTTGAATTTTATTGTAAAAATTGCGAGCTTAAGCAACATCAGTGCTTCGGCTGTGGGAATTTGGGATCTTCCGATGAATTATCTGGAGCTGAG GTCTTTCGTTGTGTTAATGGAGCTTGTGGTCACTTTTACCATCCACATTGTGTTGCAAAACTTCTTCATCCCGGAGATGAGGCTGCCGCAGAAGAGCACAGGAAAAAGATAGCTGAGGGCAAACAGTTTGCATGCCCTCGACACATATGTGACAGGTGTAAGGAATTAGAAGTGAGTGCAGTTGATGATTTGCGGTTTGCCATTTGTCGCCGTTGCCCTCGCTCATACCACAGAAAATGTTTGCCAAG AAAAATTGTGTTTGAAAAGGATGTGGATTTGAGCAAAGGCATTGTTCAAAGGGCTTGGGAGGGGCTTATTCCTAACAATCGAATACTAATTTACTGTTT AAAACATGATATAGACTTAAAAACATCCACACCGGTCAGAAACCACATAAAATTCCCAGTATCTGAACCAGTGGAGTCTGCAAGGGGACAAAGTATTGGTGATGAATTGGAGAATACTCGAAATGTTGAGCTTGAGCCCATTGTGAAGATGGCAGACAATTCATTGAAtctctatgctgataaaaagaAAAG AATATTGACTGTGATGAAAAATGCTTCATCCTCAGCAACACTTGAAAAATTAATAGAAAAACATAAAGCACAATCCTCACCATTTTCCGTGGACTTCACCTCGGGGAAGGTGGAGTGTTCTGTTGAG GCTGTACGTGCTGCGCTGCAAAAATTGGAGGGAGGAGGCAGTGTTCATGATGCCAAAACTTTTTGTGGTACTGATATTCTATTCCAAGTTATGAACTGGAAG AACAAGATGAAAATATATCTTGCTCCATTTCTAGATGGCATGAACTACACATCCTTTGGTCGCCATTTAACCAAAATGGAAAAATTGAAAGAA ATAGTTAATAAGCTTCATTGGTATGTTCAAGATGGTGACATG GTTGTTGATTTTTGTTGTGGGTCAAACGACTTTAGCTGCTTTATGAAGAAGAAGCTGAATGAAGTGGGAAAGAGCTGCTCATTTAAAAACTATGACATTTTACAAGCTAAG AATGATTTCAACTTTGAAAGAAAGGATTGGGTGGAAGTAAGACCAGATGTGATACTAGAAGGGTCACGGTTG ATCATGGGGTTGCATCCGCCTTCTGGAACTGATGGAGACCTTGATGATAAATTTATTAAGAAAGCTCTCGAGTTTAAGCCCAAGCTTCTGATCCTTATTGCTCCTCGGGGGACACAGCG GTTAGATAATAAGGACTTTCCGTACGATTTGATTTGGGAGGATGATAAAATGTTTATGGGCAAT TCATTTTATATACCTGGATCTGTCGATGTGAGTGGAGAACAACTTGAGGATTTGAATGTGAATGCACCTATACTTCATCTTTGGAGTAGTCCGGATTGGACCCAAAAACACAAAGCTATTGCTAAACAGCATGGGCACTTGTCTGAAACTCAAACGAATCCAGAGTCAAACGAAAAGCAAGACTTGGCGCATGTTGATGATTCACTTGTGAACTTTGGTGAAGTTAATTTCGTAGATAATATACAACAAACCCTGGAACAAGAGACCATGTTGACTACAAAGGAAGATGGCATCAGCTACAGCAGCGGCAGTGTTGGGGAGAAGAACCGAGCCTTGGCCTGCGAGAATGATCTACTGAGGGAGAATCCAAATATGTTTAGTGGAGTGAAAAGGAAAACACCACCAAGTAATATGGTCTCGGATGAGAATCGTTCAAATTCCTCTAGCAGTCATTCTATATCTGACCCTTCTTCACCAAATGGGAAAATCGCGAGGAGCAGTGATAGTATCCCGTCGAAAGCATCCTTAACAAATGGCTCTAAAGAACCGAAGCCTCAAATTCGAGTCCGTCCATTAGGCTTTGCTTCAGGCCCTTGTCTCCCCTTTCCTCCACAGAATTCTGCTGGCTGGCTAGAAGAATAG
- the LOC140822592 gene encoding protein ENHANCED DOWNY MILDEW 2-like isoform X2, with translation MSRKLVFKQCQIVEKLGSFNCLISWTIFGDRLLYTMAPPDEADKTVPCSVSDYEFVVDKDAPISFDKLPLYWNDVETPSRNQKNFFLRGTTDRRNRNIYNKQVIAWRFDISFEKPTISVFSKQGCWIKLLKPRKSYAKYVRKILITVHTLHFMKWNPKKSWRALWDHLSNVLSISMCQPSVDDLVDHFSLITETVKRDETLAKCEHLVAFLKEKPRKMKPSIKRSHIPPKRACLVKDEVVKNDDNESGEDDVCAICDNGGRLLICEGKCLRSFHPTVEDGADSSCPSLGYSEAEYEAIEKVEFYCKNCELKQHQCFGCGNLGSSDELSGAEVFRCVNGACGHFYHPHCVAKLLHPGDEAAAEEHRKKIAEGKQFACPRHICDRCKELEVSAVDDLRFAICRRCPRSYHRKCLPRKIVFEKDVDLSKGIVQRAWEGLIPNNRILIYCLKHDIDLKTSTPVRNHIKFPVSEPVESARGQSIGDELENTRNVELEPIVKMADNSLNLYADKKKRILTVMKNASSSATLEKLIEKHKAQSSPFSVDFTSGKVECSVEAVRAALQKLEGGGSVHDAKTFCGTDILFQVMNWKIVNKLHWYVQDGDMVVDFCCGSNDFSCFMKKKLNEVGKSCSFKNYDILQAKNDFNFERKDWVEVRPDVILEGSRLIMGLHPPSGTDGDLDDKFIKKALEFKPKLLILIAPRGTQRLDNKDFPYDLIWEDDKMFMGNSFYIPGSVDVSGEQLEDLNVNAPILHLWSSPDWTQKHKAIAKQHGHLSETQTNPESNEKQDLAHVDDSLVNFGEVNFVDNIQQTLEQETMLTTKEDGISYSSGSVGEKNRALACENDLLRENPNMFSGVKRKTPPSNMVSDENRSNSSSSHSISDPSSPNGKIARSSDSIPSKASLTNGSKEPKPQIRVRPLGFASGPCLPFPPQNSAGWLEE, from the exons ATGTCTCGGAAGCTTGTATTTAAACAGTGCCAGATTGTGGAGAAACTGGGTTCCTTTAATTGCCTAATATCCTGGACGATTTTTGGTGATCGTTTACTTTATACG ATGGCACCTCCAGATGAAGCGGATAAAACAGTGCCATGCAGTGTGTCAGACTATGAATTTGTTGTTGATAAGGATGCTCCCATTTCATTTGATAAGTTACCTCTCTATTGGAATGATGTTGAGACTCCCAGCAGAAaccaaaagaatttttttttacgtGGGACCACTGATCGTCGAAATCGAAACATCTACAATAAGCAGGTTATAGCTTGGAGGTTTGATATTTCATTTGAGAAACCCACGATCTCTGTGTTTTCTAAACAAGGTTGCTGGATCAAGCTTTTGAAACCTAGGAAGTCATATGCAAAGTACGTCAGGAAAATCTTGATCACTGTGCATACCCTGCACTTTATGAAATGGAATCCAAAAAAATCTTGGAGGGCGTTGTGGGATCATTTATCAAACGTGCTCAG CATATCCATGTGTCAGCCTTCTGTGGATGATCTGGTAGATCACTTCTCTTTAATTACAGAAACTGTGAAGAGGGATGAAACATTGGCAAAATGCGAG CATTTAGTTGCATTTCTCAAGGAGAAGCCCAGGAAGATGAAACCTTCTATAAAG CGTTCCCACATTCCTCCAAAGCGTGCTTGCCTTGTTAAAGATGAGGTTGTTAAAAATGATGACAATGAGTCAGGGGAAGATGATGTTTGTGCAATTTGTGATAATGGTGGAAGACTGCTCAT tTGTGAAGGGAAGTGCCTTAGGTCATTCCATCCAACTGTGGAAGATGGTGCTGATTCATCGTGTCCATCTCTAGGTTACTCTGAGGCAGAATATGAA GCGATTGAAAAAGTTGAATTTTATTGTAAAAATTGCGAGCTTAAGCAACATCAGTGCTTCGGCTGTGGGAATTTGGGATCTTCCGATGAATTATCTGGAGCTGAG GTCTTTCGTTGTGTTAATGGAGCTTGTGGTCACTTTTACCATCCACATTGTGTTGCAAAACTTCTTCATCCCGGAGATGAGGCTGCCGCAGAAGAGCACAGGAAAAAGATAGCTGAGGGCAAACAGTTTGCATGCCCTCGACACATATGTGACAGGTGTAAGGAATTAGAAGTGAGTGCAGTTGATGATTTGCGGTTTGCCATTTGTCGCCGTTGCCCTCGCTCATACCACAGAAAATGTTTGCCAAG AAAAATTGTGTTTGAAAAGGATGTGGATTTGAGCAAAGGCATTGTTCAAAGGGCTTGGGAGGGGCTTATTCCTAACAATCGAATACTAATTTACTGTTT AAAACATGATATAGACTTAAAAACATCCACACCGGTCAGAAACCACATAAAATTCCCAGTATCTGAACCAGTGGAGTCTGCAAGGGGACAAAGTATTGGTGATGAATTGGAGAATACTCGAAATGTTGAGCTTGAGCCCATTGTGAAGATGGCAGACAATTCATTGAAtctctatgctgataaaaagaAAAG AATATTGACTGTGATGAAAAATGCTTCATCCTCAGCAACACTTGAAAAATTAATAGAAAAACATAAAGCACAATCCTCACCATTTTCCGTGGACTTCACCTCGGGGAAGGTGGAGTGTTCTGTTGAG GCTGTACGTGCTGCGCTGCAAAAATTGGAGGGAGGAGGCAGTGTTCATGATGCCAAAACTTTTTGTGGTACTGATATTCTATTCCAAGTTATGAACTGGAAG ATAGTTAATAAGCTTCATTGGTATGTTCAAGATGGTGACATG GTTGTTGATTTTTGTTGTGGGTCAAACGACTTTAGCTGCTTTATGAAGAAGAAGCTGAATGAAGTGGGAAAGAGCTGCTCATTTAAAAACTATGACATTTTACAAGCTAAG AATGATTTCAACTTTGAAAGAAAGGATTGGGTGGAAGTAAGACCAGATGTGATACTAGAAGGGTCACGGTTG ATCATGGGGTTGCATCCGCCTTCTGGAACTGATGGAGACCTTGATGATAAATTTATTAAGAAAGCTCTCGAGTTTAAGCCCAAGCTTCTGATCCTTATTGCTCCTCGGGGGACACAGCG GTTAGATAATAAGGACTTTCCGTACGATTTGATTTGGGAGGATGATAAAATGTTTATGGGCAAT TCATTTTATATACCTGGATCTGTCGATGTGAGTGGAGAACAACTTGAGGATTTGAATGTGAATGCACCTATACTTCATCTTTGGAGTAGTCCGGATTGGACCCAAAAACACAAAGCTATTGCTAAACAGCATGGGCACTTGTCTGAAACTCAAACGAATCCAGAGTCAAACGAAAAGCAAGACTTGGCGCATGTTGATGATTCACTTGTGAACTTTGGTGAAGTTAATTTCGTAGATAATATACAACAAACCCTGGAACAAGAGACCATGTTGACTACAAAGGAAGATGGCATCAGCTACAGCAGCGGCAGTGTTGGGGAGAAGAACCGAGCCTTGGCCTGCGAGAATGATCTACTGAGGGAGAATCCAAATATGTTTAGTGGAGTGAAAAGGAAAACACCACCAAGTAATATGGTCTCGGATGAGAATCGTTCAAATTCCTCTAGCAGTCATTCTATATCTGACCCTTCTTCACCAAATGGGAAAATCGCGAGGAGCAGTGATAGTATCCCGTCGAAAGCATCCTTAACAAATGGCTCTAAAGAACCGAAGCCTCAAATTCGAGTCCGTCCATTAGGCTTTGCTTCAGGCCCTTGTCTCCCCTTTCCTCCACAGAATTCTGCTGGCTGGCTAGAAGAATAG
- the LOC140822592 gene encoding protein ENHANCED DOWNY MILDEW 2-like isoform X1, which yields MSRKLVFKQCQIVEKLGSFNCLISWTIFGDRLLYTMAPPDEADKTVPCSVSDYEFVVDKDAPISFDKLPLYWNDVETPSRNQKNFFLRGTTDRRNRNIYNKQVIAWRFDISFEKPTISVFSKQGCWIKLLKPRKSYAKYVRKILITVHTLHFMKWNPKKSWRALWDHLSNVLSISMCQPSVDDLVDHFSLITETVKRDETLAKCEHLVAFLKEKPRKMKPSIKRSHIPPKRACLVKDEVVKNDDNESGEDDVCAICDNGGRLLICEGKCLRSFHPTVEDGADSSCPSLGYSEAEYEAIEKVEFYCKNCELKQHQCFGCGNLGSSDELSGAEVFRCVNGACGHFYHPHCVAKLLHPGDEAAAEEHRKKIAEGKQFACPRHICDRCKELEVSAVDDLRFAICRRCPRSYHRKCLPRKIVFEKDVDLSKGIVQRAWEGLIPNNRILIYCLKHDIDLKTSTPVRNHIKFPVSEPVESARGQSIGDELENTRNVELEPIVKMADNSLNLYADKKKRILTVMKNASSSATLEKLIEKHKAQSSPFSVDFTSGKVECSVEAVRAALQKLEGGGSVHDAKTFCGTDILFQVMNWKNKMKIYLAPFLDGMNYTSFGRHLTKMEKLKEIVNKLHWYVQDGDMVVDFCCGSNDFSCFMKKKLNEVGKSCSFKNYDILQAKNDFNFERKDWVEVRPDVILEGSRLIMGLHPPSGTDGDLDDKFIKKALEFKPKLLILIAPRGTQRLDNKDFPYDLIWEDDKMFMGNSFYIPGSVDVSGEQLEDLNVNAPILHLWSSPDWTQKHKAIAKQHGHLSETQTNPESNEKQDLAHVDDSLVNFGEVNFVDNIQQTLEQETMLTTKEDGISYSSGSVGEKNRALACENDLLRENPNMFSGVKRKTPPSNMVSDENRSNSSSSHSISDPSSPNGKIARSSDSIPSKASLTNGSKEPKPQIRVRPLGFASGPCLPFPPQNSAGWLEE from the exons ATGTCTCGGAAGCTTGTATTTAAACAGTGCCAGATTGTGGAGAAACTGGGTTCCTTTAATTGCCTAATATCCTGGACGATTTTTGGTGATCGTTTACTTTATACG ATGGCACCTCCAGATGAAGCGGATAAAACAGTGCCATGCAGTGTGTCAGACTATGAATTTGTTGTTGATAAGGATGCTCCCATTTCATTTGATAAGTTACCTCTCTATTGGAATGATGTTGAGACTCCCAGCAGAAaccaaaagaatttttttttacgtGGGACCACTGATCGTCGAAATCGAAACATCTACAATAAGCAGGTTATAGCTTGGAGGTTTGATATTTCATTTGAGAAACCCACGATCTCTGTGTTTTCTAAACAAGGTTGCTGGATCAAGCTTTTGAAACCTAGGAAGTCATATGCAAAGTACGTCAGGAAAATCTTGATCACTGTGCATACCCTGCACTTTATGAAATGGAATCCAAAAAAATCTTGGAGGGCGTTGTGGGATCATTTATCAAACGTGCTCAG CATATCCATGTGTCAGCCTTCTGTGGATGATCTGGTAGATCACTTCTCTTTAATTACAGAAACTGTGAAGAGGGATGAAACATTGGCAAAATGCGAG CATTTAGTTGCATTTCTCAAGGAGAAGCCCAGGAAGATGAAACCTTCTATAAAG CGTTCCCACATTCCTCCAAAGCGTGCTTGCCTTGTTAAAGATGAGGTTGTTAAAAATGATGACAATGAGTCAGGGGAAGATGATGTTTGTGCAATTTGTGATAATGGTGGAAGACTGCTCAT tTGTGAAGGGAAGTGCCTTAGGTCATTCCATCCAACTGTGGAAGATGGTGCTGATTCATCGTGTCCATCTCTAGGTTACTCTGAGGCAGAATATGAA GCGATTGAAAAAGTTGAATTTTATTGTAAAAATTGCGAGCTTAAGCAACATCAGTGCTTCGGCTGTGGGAATTTGGGATCTTCCGATGAATTATCTGGAGCTGAG GTCTTTCGTTGTGTTAATGGAGCTTGTGGTCACTTTTACCATCCACATTGTGTTGCAAAACTTCTTCATCCCGGAGATGAGGCTGCCGCAGAAGAGCACAGGAAAAAGATAGCTGAGGGCAAACAGTTTGCATGCCCTCGACACATATGTGACAGGTGTAAGGAATTAGAAGTGAGTGCAGTTGATGATTTGCGGTTTGCCATTTGTCGCCGTTGCCCTCGCTCATACCACAGAAAATGTTTGCCAAG AAAAATTGTGTTTGAAAAGGATGTGGATTTGAGCAAAGGCATTGTTCAAAGGGCTTGGGAGGGGCTTATTCCTAACAATCGAATACTAATTTACTGTTT AAAACATGATATAGACTTAAAAACATCCACACCGGTCAGAAACCACATAAAATTCCCAGTATCTGAACCAGTGGAGTCTGCAAGGGGACAAAGTATTGGTGATGAATTGGAGAATACTCGAAATGTTGAGCTTGAGCCCATTGTGAAGATGGCAGACAATTCATTGAAtctctatgctgataaaaagaAAAG AATATTGACTGTGATGAAAAATGCTTCATCCTCAGCAACACTTGAAAAATTAATAGAAAAACATAAAGCACAATCCTCACCATTTTCCGTGGACTTCACCTCGGGGAAGGTGGAGTGTTCTGTTGAG GCTGTACGTGCTGCGCTGCAAAAATTGGAGGGAGGAGGCAGTGTTCATGATGCCAAAACTTTTTGTGGTACTGATATTCTATTCCAAGTTATGAACTGGAAG AACAAGATGAAAATATATCTTGCTCCATTTCTAGATGGCATGAACTACACATCCTTTGGTCGCCATTTAACCAAAATGGAAAAATTGAAAGAA ATAGTTAATAAGCTTCATTGGTATGTTCAAGATGGTGACATG GTTGTTGATTTTTGTTGTGGGTCAAACGACTTTAGCTGCTTTATGAAGAAGAAGCTGAATGAAGTGGGAAAGAGCTGCTCATTTAAAAACTATGACATTTTACAAGCTAAG AATGATTTCAACTTTGAAAGAAAGGATTGGGTGGAAGTAAGACCAGATGTGATACTAGAAGGGTCACGGTTG ATCATGGGGTTGCATCCGCCTTCTGGAACTGATGGAGACCTTGATGATAAATTTATTAAGAAAGCTCTCGAGTTTAAGCCCAAGCTTCTGATCCTTATTGCTCCTCGGGGGACACAGCG GTTAGATAATAAGGACTTTCCGTACGATTTGATTTGGGAGGATGATAAAATGTTTATGGGCAAT TCATTTTATATACCTGGATCTGTCGATGTGAGTGGAGAACAACTTGAGGATTTGAATGTGAATGCACCTATACTTCATCTTTGGAGTAGTCCGGATTGGACCCAAAAACACAAAGCTATTGCTAAACAGCATGGGCACTTGTCTGAAACTCAAACGAATCCAGAGTCAAACGAAAAGCAAGACTTGGCGCATGTTGATGATTCACTTGTGAACTTTGGTGAAGTTAATTTCGTAGATAATATACAACAAACCCTGGAACAAGAGACCATGTTGACTACAAAGGAAGATGGCATCAGCTACAGCAGCGGCAGTGTTGGGGAGAAGAACCGAGCCTTGGCCTGCGAGAATGATCTACTGAGGGAGAATCCAAATATGTTTAGTGGAGTGAAAAGGAAAACACCACCAAGTAATATGGTCTCGGATGAGAATCGTTCAAATTCCTCTAGCAGTCATTCTATATCTGACCCTTCTTCACCAAATGGGAAAATCGCGAGGAGCAGTGATAGTATCCCGTCGAAAGCATCCTTAACAAATGGCTCTAAAGAACCGAAGCCTCAAATTCGAGTCCGTCCATTAGGCTTTGCTTCAGGCCCTTGTCTCCCCTTTCCTCCACAGAATTCTGCTGGCTGGCTAGAAGAATAG